GTTCCGTTTTCCGCATAAACTGCCTTGACACGCGATTCCTCTTATTCTTTCACGGTGCTCCGCACTCTGAATTACTCATCACGTATTCCAGCAAGTTATATACGGGGTCTTCAATATTAATTATGGGAAATTCTCGTTCATCGACAGTTTGCGACTTTCCGTAGCTGCGcgttttactgttttttttcttttcgcgcGTCCTTCGCCCTCGACAAAATCGcgattgtataataatatgtgcCACCGGAAACGAGACTTCCGAATTTGCGCAACTTTGTAGAATCCCGCTCCAAATTTCTACGACTACAGACCGGCGGTTCTTGACAGCGTTAATTTCCCGGATCCTTCGAGTTCGCTCGTGtgcaaagttgaaaatcagtTTCAGAAATCGCGACGTCTCTCATTTTCGATAATCCCCGTCACGCGATGCGAATACCAATTACTAGCCATACAGTATTGACAGACGGGAAATTCACCAATGAATCACCACGCGCCTTGGCGGTTTTATAATGCACCGTGTGTACTATGTATTGTTTACGATTTCATCACCTAAGAATAGACAAGGTCGGTCTATTCCAAAGAGCGGGAAGTCCGATCCTTGCAGTGTTAAGACTCGTGATTTTTATTCGACGTTTGCATTTTCGAGAAGTGAGTTCAACCGTCACTGTAACCGTTCGTAAACATTTTTGTCCATCCGTAgccagggagataaaaatttcgaagtcGTGATCTTTAACCCAGTTTGTCATCCGTGAACTAGGCTTCGCTTACTGATATATTGAAATACCACGACGTTAACGTTACGCATATACGAatggatgtaaaaaattctcgTTAATCGAACCTAATTCTattcattggaaaaaaaaccacacacacacacatacacgatTTAAATGAGAATTACGATTTCTTAATTTCAgctttcgtagaaaaaaaaaaaaaaaaatgttcacagTAGGTAAAATGATGTACAACTTATTTGCAGTGGCACGAAGTAAAGAGGAAGactgcaattattttttccatattatAATTACTGTAACTTACCACGGCCAATGCAGAAGAGTAGAGTATCTCCTTTTGTCCCCTTGCTTTCTTATCTTATTGCGAAACCAAAAACTGATTCTGAAGTGTTGACGGTCAGAAATAGAATGGGACCGTCGATGAAACGACGAAGGCAATAACGCGCCGCGCGGCGTATATCCACGGTCATCCCTTCTCCCTGGCATTTATGTCAATCTCCCCACCCTTCCCCCTTTGCCCCCCTCACCCGCCCCGTCCAGCCCCGCCGCCTCTTAGGAACTTACCGGCTTGCCTTTCATACGACATATTATCAAGTGCTGAACTTTCCTCTTCACCCCGAGTGCGTGCGTTTCTTTTTGATACCCAGGGACAATTTCCCCGTAAATGGATAAACGACGAATTGACgatttcttttgaaattgGTGACATATTCATAATCATTTCTCAAGTTTATTGTACGCACATGAAATTGGATgatgttgtttgtttttttttttttttttaatgttattTTGAAATACGAACTCAACAAAAATTCAGTCAGAAAATTAATGCGAACATGGATTTTTACGGCACCCGGAATGTCTGTAAGGGTCACGCTATAGCGTTGCCAACAGAAACAGTATGGGTTACTATGCCACCACGGTTCACTGTCACTAGAAGTTACGGGAAATTCAGTGACACGTGACAAGTGATAATCGAATATCTCATCTCAGAGTCAGGTAagtatgtaaataaaatcagcccgttaaaaactgatttttgCATGGAATTGGAATTGTATTTTAACCAATGATGTAGCGAATTGACGTTACACGATAGATCCGGTCGTTCAACTGTTAACATCAATTAACCGTTAAATTCAATCTTAAATTCATAAACCTCATTTCGgtgattcgaaatttttttcttccgatcACAAAATTCATTCGACGTTGTCTCGAGCATCTTAAGCAAATTACAAAACTCTCATATAAAATTTGCGTCAATTCTGTGGGTAAGGCGATGAATTTCTACAGCTGGATTTTTAGACGTTGAAAAAACAAGCAACGCTCAACTCGACATGATATCTTTATAATTACAAACCCGTCCGGGGATTCACTCTTCGACTGACCCGATCAGGATTCCCATTCGTGACGTCTTTTGCAACACACGCCTTCTCAAGGCTCGAGAATGACGTCTGCTAAAGGTGTATCTACACTGGTTGCAGTTTGAGAAAATTGCTAGGGTTATCGACTAAGCAGATATAACGGTGCATAAATTTTTCAGCGGTACCCGATAACTTTGCTCTCGGCATCTGTTCCTATTATCGTTACCTGACGTTACGTATAATTTGGATGTTTTTCGCTTTACGATTATCCAACGCGAAGCAAAGTTCGACCTTCTCATTTACCGATTccaagaatttcttttcacgtTTATTTGCGCACTCGATGACGCACGCGATATCCCCCGGGTACAGGCGAGAAAGTCGAAGGAAAAGAAGTAACGCACTTACGATTTGATCCGTAGCCTTGcgttgtaaattttcatttctctcgcGATCTTCTCGAACGCGTAAGTGTGCAGAGATGACCGCGCTTCGTGGAAAAGTAACcgtggtgaaaatatttgcacGATTATTTGTAAACAACAAGTTCCTACGTCCGTCGGTCTTCTTTCCCTTGAATCACTAAAtttctaataaaaataagcttTATTTTCACGCTGCTTGGTGACTCCCCGACCACCTTTCACCGTGACAATAGACCGCGACATCCTTCTTAAGGTCGTTCACGGTTTCCCATTGTTTCGTAAATCGTTCCGCGTCTCACTCTTCGCATCGCGTGTAAAAGTTACGCCATCAACATTTTGTCGTTGAATACCACATGCGCCCTGTTATTGTACAAAAGACGGAATAGCCAGTCGGCCGGGATTCACCATTATACCTTCTCTGGCTTCGGAGTTTACTGACCCGCACGATTTTCACACTGTACTACGAAATCTAcataatatacacatgtaggtatcaacgtataataatgtacTCACGAATGTGGTGAATCGCCGGTTAAAATCCAGGCTTTTCCTCTTCGGTTCCAATAATACCCGTGTTATTAAATCAGAACCGAGTATTGGCGCTGTTAACGAATTTTCGGAACTAACGGACGTGCAACGTAAACATGGTTTTTACATAAGTATTCAGCCTAATCTCCCATTCTACCGTACATCGGTTTTCCAGCGTGactgtctctctttctcgatATTTTGTGAGTTTCGTGTGACGAGTGAAAACGTTCAACGTCTAGTGAGTAATTGATTCGATAACGATATCGGCACCGCGTCCGTCTTCCAGCACTTCGAGAAACTTGAACGAagtttatattatactttgGAATGAATTATTATGCCCGCTACAAGGTATAGTTAGCGGTCTCACCTTGTCAATTTAAACGTAACGTATAAGCTTCGAATAGCGTTTTTATACATTGCGAGAAGTCGTTATTCGTACGGGATAAATCTTTCAACGATTCGAAGAAAAATCCAGGGTCGGATTCTCGAAATACCTTGCACACCTGCACCAATCAACGTGATGCAATACGCGTATTAGGTATCGTATACTTGTTGCCTACGATGAAGTTGGAAAATATACACTCATACATCTATGATTCGCGTTTTTGGCCAACGCTTTGTAGTTCTTTTACGTCCTTGACGATTCGGTGTTAAGGACAGCTCATTCTAAATTTGTTTATCtcgaaaaataagaaataataatgcgtgagcgagagagagagagtgagagataTGAAAAGGAAAAGGCTAATGAACACTGGGTAAAAGAGAAATCAAGTTTGCCTACAATTTGACTTATAATATTGACTATTTACCGCTGTTTTGTACATCATCGAGCGGATGAACGCCGTGACTTAATCTTGTATAAATTAAtgatatttaacaattttctgGAATTACTGTATATGACCGTGCTGGAGACAGTGGAATGGCGTTTCAGGTGACCTTACACCGATATTGCTTCACGGTCTTTTTGTGTCTGAAATATATACTTGCGAGGTCAACCCCTTTGACCGATtagcaattgaaaaaaacaatttaaacaaCACTTGAACTCACTACTTTTCGTACGATCGTGTATAGAAGAGCCATGAGCCTAGTCAATCAAAACAAAAGTTCAAGTTAACAATCATAAAAACGATTATTCGAATTATTCCTACTTTACAAAACCGAATGTCCGGTTGTCTGTATTCAGACGCTCGTGGAAGCGACTCTGAgaggtaagaaaaataatgttttttttttctaaacgcGTTTTTACGCTCTGGGCGTACTAAAATCGAACGTGATTTATATTTAGATTAATGATCGTATGACAGGAGAGTCTTGACTtaaatggttgaaaattaatttagcAAGTAATATAAAATCTAATGATGCGATTCCGTTGAGGAGATCAGAGATTCTTCAAAGTTTAGGCGCTTTGTATCCCCAAGTGCCAAGATTTGCTTTCTTCATTTCGCCGTCGATCCACCTCCGCAGTTCATAAATACTTGCAAAAATGTTGGGCGTCTCGAAGTTGCCGGAGCTGATGCACCATGAGCCGATACCCAACTGAACGAACCGATTAGGATCGCTCTTCAAAGGACAAGCCAACGGTGCGCCAATTTCACGCTGGAATCGCGACAAGGTTACAAGTAGAACAACTCGCGCTCAAAGCCAATGAGACAGGGAGTGGAATCGCAAAAATTGCCTTACCGAACAGAAATTCTTTCTCGCAGATTGACCACCGGCGCAAACCGAACTATTGTCAAGTCTGAACCTTTTGCCAAGCGGAGTTTTACGCAAAGCTGTGATGCAAGTCGATGATTCGACGTAGGGTTCGACTCGTTTCCTCAGCATGTTGGTCTGACTACGTTGGAAGTGGACGTCCTCTGGAGCCACTATAAAAACGGTGCAAAGTTTCAAGGTTTGTGCAACTGGTTTCTATTCCATGCACTAGGTAAAAACCTCGTCTTCTAAACTCTTACAAAATTTATCCCATCCGATCACCAAGCAATTCTTCTCGTCAATGTCGTCGGTGCGATCCGCCAAGCAGGCGATGTTGACCCGCCGGTTGATGGTCACTGGGGTCTTCAAAAACAGCAGGGcaatgtttttgaaaagtttgtgCGGGTTGTAGTTCTTGTGGAGAACGGTATTGCGCACCTCACGCTCCTGGTACGGATCCTCCTCCGGAGTCAGCATGGTGTCCGTTTGTCCGACTCGGATCCAAAAAGGCTCGGACGCGTTTCTGCGGAAAACAAATTACCCTATAATTACTCTTGTCTCGTTTTTTGCTTCAGGTCTGCAGGATAGAACCCGGAATTACAAATCTCTTACTCTGTGTCGTGGACGCATTGGGCCGCGGTCAGTACTGCGCTGTCATGAATGAGCGTTCCTTGGCACTGGTACACCTTGACCTCCTTGGTCTTGTTGTTCCGCTGGACTTTTCTCGCCCGAAATATGGTTACCATCCATGGGAATTCTCCGGATTGAACTTCCTCCTGGTCCAGTCGAGGTACGAACGGTTCAAGACTCTGAGACTGACGAAGTCCACACGTGCTGGTCTCGTTCGGCTGCTTAGGAAGCATGCAGCAGACTTCCAAGTAGTCTTCGCACATCGTAATCACCTTCTCAGACCTACTTCTTTAGGATGAGAAGCGATTGGTAATTGCCCTAGGTTAACGACCATGATAAAACGAACATACGCAACACGCCCTGTTAGCGATGGACTGTCTCATCTAACCGCACATCAGATCAAAGGTATATTGCTCGAAATGACGTACCTAAACTGTTAAAGTAAGTAATGTCTAATTGTCGCGAAAGGTAAACGGCAATTGCGAAGTCAACATTGGCAACATTCCGGTGTGCTATTAGTGCAGTATCTGTACGGTGAATCGCTTACCGTGCATGCCGGATGTCAATTTCACCTTCCCCGTTAGTGATGACGATATTTTCCGAATTGCAGAGATAATATGGCACGCAAACGCATGACGCGGATGCGGAGGAGGCTGCTGCTCGCGTCTTTATCAGTGTCTCGTTGGTAGGCCATGACGGTCGAAAAACATCCGCCGAAGAAAAGGACCCAGTCAACGCCAGGACAACGAAGCTGAGCACTGCACTCCCCATGTCACCGATTGTCCACAGTGGGTTACCGTTTACCTCAAGGGACGGAATGAACTGGTTTAACTGTTCTTTCGGACACTGGCAAGCGGTCGCGTAGCCAGCGCCACGGTCATTTGTGAAATCGCTATATCAAATAGATTATTAACACAGCGGGAGAATGGCAGGCGTTCTCTGGAGTAGGGGATTCATATTTGGAGTTTTCAGAAGTACTGTTCCTTTCATTCCGTCTACAAGGTAGAAACCCATGATCCTCGTCGTTGATTcatttcgatttcttttcgCGATGCAAATATGTGCTCTCCGTGCAGGGTTTCGTCATACGACTTTCATCTACAGCCGACCGATCGTGCCGCCCACAAACAAACGCAACAAAATGCACGTCGATGGGATTTTCAACTCGTCATCAACAGCGATACCacaccccccctcccccccacATAGATGATCGAACAAAGCAGAATTGGGGATCGCATAAAGAGCGTTGCGCGCTAGACCGTGAAGCGAAGTCATCATTATCTACCAATTACAGTAGAACCTCGATTATCCGAACGATGTGTTGATTTATCCGAACGCtgggtaaaaaaatacatttttgatgcgaaatatacatttttgctcgctgaaaaatttgaagcagCCGTTCGTCAATTGACAATAGACGACGGTATAAGaccaaagtaataaaatgatCGTTCGATGTTTGAAAGGGGTTCGAAAGGTTGTTTTGATGTTTAATACGGACTGTTTGTCGATTTAAATTTatgttatatatgtattattatacccgaagatgaaaaatgaatttcggCTATCCGAACTTTTGACTATCCAAACTAGACTCGGTTCCAATTAGTTCTGATAATCGAGGTTCTACTGTAATGTGTTTCTGTACTTTGAACTGCAATATCATTATGCTGCTGCGTTGTGGCTATTCATACACACGAATGTTCCAAGCTACCTATCTGTTCTCGGAATTGTGACCTCAACACGCACACACACCAGCATTTATAGTATAGATTCTTAGCTGAGATAATAAGTTTAGGGGTCATCATTAAAACATGAGCACACAATGATTATGTAAATAGTTGTTATTTCATTCGCACACAGAACACACTGTATCTTGGTCATGTGTGGAGTAAACGAGTTTACACTTGTCGCTATTCACGAAagacgtgaaaataaaaaagcaaataCATTCAGAAAAAAGTCTCCCTCCATCGCCAGCACGGTTTATAGCAGTCTGCAGAAATGCCTTCTGTTTGACGATCATCATGCCAGGTACGAAGACGTGTCAAGGTTGTACTGAGCCATTTTGCCGTCGATCCATCGACGAGCCTTACTTACGCTAGCGTAAACGCCAGGTGTTCGATCGGCACCGCAACCGATTCCCCAGGCCACGATACCAGCCTGAACGTATCGGTCTTGAGCATTCTTCGAAGGGCAGACCAATGGACTGCCACCGTCACCCTGTGGCAATCAAATCAATCGTTAGTtggataatttaaaaaaattggtgtGTTAGTGGAGACGGAAAAACATTCTACTCTTTGAATTCAGGGTTCTAACCGTGCAAGTGTCCTGTCCAGCCTCTCCGCCGGCACATATGAAACTCTGATCGAGAATGAAAGCGTTTCCAAGTCTGGTTCGTCGCAAGTTAGTTTGACAAGGTGTGTGCGGTACCACGGGAAGCTCGATTTTCTTGAGAACAGCCTGGAATCGGCCCACTGCTTCTGCATTGGGTCccggaaaaagaaaaacaaattattacgTTATCTCGCTGCTTCGAGGATCGAAGGGCGAGTAAAGGCAAGTCGCTGACCGAAGGTGTTTTTGCCCCATCCAGTGGCCGTGCACCTGACAGCGTCAAAGACGTCGTTCTCCCGAGGCAGGCAGACCGTGTTTACACTCGGCGTGATGACGAACGGCGTCTTGAGGATCAGAACCGCAAAGTCGTTGTGAAGATTATCGGTGTTGAAGTTCTCGTGGAGAATGACAGCCTCCACCTCCAGCTGCTGGTGCGGAATTGGCTCGGTTCGGCTCAGCGAGTCCCAATCTCCAGCTCTGACCACCAGTTCCTCGGCGCTCTTCCTGCGGGCAAAACAATCATCAACTCGAGTTGATACC
This genomic stretch from Neodiprion pinetum isolate iyNeoPine1 chromosome 6, iyNeoPine1.2, whole genome shotgun sequence harbors:
- the LOC124221244 gene encoding phenoloxidase-activating factor 2-like produces the protein MGSAVLSFVVLALTGSFSSADVFRPSWPTNETLIKTRAAASSASASCVCVPYYLCNSENIVITNGEGEIDIRHARSRSEKVITMCEDYLEVCCMLPKQPNETSTCGLRQSQSLEPFVPRLDQEEVQSGEFPWMVTIFRARKVQRNNKTKEVKVYQCQGTLIHDSAVLTAAQCVHDTENASEPFWIRVGQTDTMLTPEEDPYQEREVRNTVLHKNYNPHKLFKNIALLFLKTPVTINRRVNIACLADRTDDIDEKNCLVIGWDKFLAPEDVHFQRSQTNMLRKRVEPYVESSTCITALRKTPLGKRFRLDNSSVCAGGQSARKNFCSREIGAPLACPLKSDPNRFVQLGIGSWCISSGNFETPNIFASIYELRRWIDGEMKKANLGTWGYKAPKL